In the Pecten maximus chromosome 5, xPecMax1.1, whole genome shotgun sequence genome, tgaaattcacaattttggtaaagcatcataagaccccttcatctatgaagagtatttgattctaacatatctgagagtagagaagaagatttttgaaattttagtcaatttgaccctttttggccccgcccaaaagcccctgggggtcaaccagggccaacatgtacatatcatcaaactgtcatcctatgctgataatttgaacaaagttagaataaattccaatagaaatccaacaaataatagtcaaaaatgtgatttccctatataaactatagtaaagtttaccccctacccaggggcaaacgtgagaccccagggtcatgaaattcacaattttggtaaagcaccataagacccttccatctatgaagaatatttgattctaacatatctgagagtagagaagaagatttttgaagtttcagtcaatttgaccctttttggccccgcccaccagcccctgggggtcaaccagggccaacttgtacataccatcaaactgtcatcccatgctgataatttgaaccaagttagaatgaattccaatagatatccaacaaataatagtcaaaaatgtgatttccctatataaactatagtaaagtttaccccctccccaggggcaaacgtgagaccccagagtcatgaaattcacaattttggtaaagcaccttaagacccttccatctatgaaaagtatttgattctaccatatctgagagtagagaagaagatttttgaaattttagtcaatttgaccctttttggccccgcccctcaggcccctgggggttggggaccatataattcacaattttggttcaccctcagccatggaagcttcctgtaaaatttcattgaatttagttcagcagtttttaagaagaagttgaaaatgtaaattgtttccgacgcacgacggacgacgcacgacgcacgacgccggacaaaaggcgattgcaataggtcaactgagacttcgtctcaggtgacctaataaaactTACATACAGTACGTACATTCGTAGAGGACTTtgcatatcatataaatatcaaatattttacacaaaaaaacatttttcaataccaaaaattacattattgtaaaattgtaaaacGGCCATCATTAAGTTTGTTTGGGAAATAAAATCTGACTTGTGTATTATAATACAATTTATCTGTGCAATTGAGAAACATTCTGGGACCGGTTaagcatttatttatttttcttagcAAGATATATGATTAAATCGAGAAATAAACCCTATAATAAGCATTCCATATACCAAAAGCTAGTGTTGTGCGGCGGATTTGTCCGCTCAACACTCAGATTGTCAATTATCTCAGAGTCTTGTGATTGTTCATTTGTGTCGAAAATAAAAGACattttacaaatgtacaatCTGTCCAACTTtgcatatcatataaatatcaaatattttacaaaaaaaaaaaaaaaacatttttcaataccaaaaattaaattattgtaaaatttaattGTTGATCGTTAAAAACATACCAGTAGGGTTTCAGCTGTATTTGGTTAATTCAATAGAAAAAAATCCATGTCATGTTTAACTTTTCAAGATCCGGCCGGATATTTCGGCCATGGCCGTGAAAACGTCATCAAGACCATCCAATAAAACATCAGTGCCCGGTATAGATTTACGTCACCgccatcaaataaaaaaaaaaactgtgaaGCATGCACCCACGGGAATTGAAGACGGCAGATGTTTTGGGCGAAAATAACTTATACACACTTGacagttaataaaaaaaaaagaaatgaaaaatattgacCTTTTATGGTATTTTTTAAATGCTGCATGGCTAAGATATTTGATACGGATGATAAGAAATGTACATAATAGATTCTTTAAAGTCTTAGCTCCCTACTCTCTCTATATATTTATTGACttatttaaaagatattttgactttcgctgttttttttttattgattttttttatttattttatttttttattgattatttttttttatcttttttttttgtaaagaaaaaCATACGATTCCCAAACAATGATCAACGTTATCGTTTCGAAAACAAAACGATAGTCAGTTCCAATGTCAGATAGCCgtagttattattattattttagatCATCACGCACGGctatcattaatattttttgcGAAATAAAATCTGACCTATGTATCATACAATTTATCTGTGTAATTAAGAAACTTTCTGGGACCGGTAATTGTACAGACTGTCCAAGCATTGTCGTATAAGAAAAtggttaaaacaaaaataattcaatctCTACACTTCACATTGGCAGACTAATTAATTACCTCATAACTGTTTCAATACTTGACTATTTTATCCTTATAAGCACTCATTCGGGTGACTAAACGTTTccttttcacatttaaacactTGTTCAGTTTCTACattggagttacttcccttgatacattatacattgtcaCAGAATCGCAGTCTTGGTGTCGTTGAAAGCTTATTGATGACACTTTTTCGTCATAAATACCGGGTAATAATTATTTCCCAGTTTATAATATGTGTACCATTCGcaccatgtatgtaaatacattgcgaccCAGGTATTCATGacatcttatagacgacttccacaatgatcatgtcagggtatcgggcggaccatcactgcgccattgaaacgttcttataagctgcgggtatttctggctaggcgattgggtgccgtagatcgtgagttcgaggcccggtcagagcaggagtcataaagttgtcttccttcgtcatttgtgtcactgtgttatatatctaattattagcacaatgtatcatatccACTATGTTTTTGGAGATCcgtaaagatttgaatttcttGTCTTAGTTATACTgtgatgaatatatatagatctacacAAATAGTTctttttttaatgataccaCATTTAGTCAAGTAGTCGGTCTCTGGTCCACTTAATGCAAGGTAAAACCATCACTTAAATACTCAGTCATGTCAAATCTCGATATTCAAATAGTCCAAATATCAAGTCACCCCTAATCCGATAGTCCGAATATTCGGTCACCTCTAATCCGATAGTCAGTCACCCCTTATCCGATAGTCCAAATATCAAGTTACCCCTAATCCGATTGTCCTAAtatctagtcaccacttatTAGCTTGTCCCAATATCTAGTCACAATTAATACGGTTGTCTTTctacaaaaaaagtattttgTCGCCACAAGTCATGTTGCCCCAATATCCACTCTACCGATCAAGGTGGTCGGCTGGTACAGTGGTAACGCGTCTTCTCTCATCTTGAAAAGGTATctggtcacctgcccgaccacgtgggttttatCCGGGTACCCATCGTGGTCTTTTTGCGAGAGTAATTAATATAAGTAGGTATGACTTGTTTCGGAAATGTTATAACAATTCATACTTTTATCCgaaaaaaaatggtttatatatatgatgaaaAGTAACATAGTACATTAGGACGATCGGAATGTACATAGAAGATTTTAGAACTTAATGATGTTGACAATGAATTgagcattatgacgtcacagtaaatgaaacattatgacgtcacactCATTGTTCTgattgcattttgggatcgcGCAACTCTAGCCTAGCTACGAGCTTTGATGTACACGTATTTCCTACCTCCTTCttgtatatagataaacatGGGCTGTACGTTTACGAAAGTAAGAGATTCGCGGTCACGTGACGAAGACGAGAAATTGTCGGAAATTATCAGCAAGAATTCAAGTTTTACGGACTCCAAAAAGGATCTTGAGTGTCACACTTCACCGGCTACGAGGGACATTGTAGAAAAATGCCAGCAAGCTCTGTCTGTGGCAAATACGACAGACGATGACGTAATTAGTCTACGGATTGACCAATCAAGTTACATGGACGAATATACGGAATATACGGATGCACAGAGTACCGAAAGAGAAATGGATATCACATACTATCGAGAGGATTCATCGGACTTGAGATGCGATACAGCTAGCAACGATTCTTCGTCATCAACAGGGAAAAGTCGGGTTTCTTCTAACCTCTCATCACGAATATCCAACTTTTTCCGGAAGGCAAAGCCAAGCAATCTAACCAGCCAAGACGAAATGTCAAGAGACAGCGACACTGGGACAGGATATGGATATGAAGGTGACATGTCATCAAGTGGATGGGAAAGATCGCCAACTCCTACACGCCAGGACATGAAGGAATCTATACTCCAAAACACAAACAGCAGATTGTCCGATTTATCACAAATGGTGGAGTCCAGGAGAGGGATTCATGAGTATCAGGCTCTGACACTCATTCACGaagttttggaaaaaaatcaaatgccAGAACTAGAAATAGAAGACGACGGCAGGTCATCTTCGACCACAAGCAGTGAAGATTCTATGTTGCCTTCTCAGCTCAACTTCCGGGTTCTAGCCAGACCCAATGCCGCAAGAGAAACTGGGACCATGGCCCCAACCGCTCCAGCTCCAGACACACCAGAAAAAGCACGCAATGTTGTAGAATTTGAAGCGGAATTCCAGAACCTGCTTGACAGACATGTAGTAGCGACCAGGGATTACCGGAACAGGCAACTTCTTCAAGGGGTAAGCAGCATTAAAATCTTATAATGGGTTGGACCGGAAGTAACCGGAAGTTACATTATAGAAAGTCATAAGAATGGATGTACACTTGTActttatgtataaaatgtaatattgtaatattgattGTCTTCAGGGAGCACGTGGTCCCCGTCTGCCGTCCTTCAGCCTCCAGTTTCAGGATGTGAGAAGCGACCCGAGATCCGACACCACCAGGGAAAACGGATGCAGGTACAGCAAATACTTTTCCAACTCTGTGACACGCCCTCAACTGACCGTACAAGGACTCTCCTCAACAGACGACCGACTCATGCAGTGGATGGTCAGTCAGCAGAGGAGGGACTCCCAGCGGCAATAAAGTGGAGGTGAGCTTCACGTTTTGTTAATATATGGtaattatgtttaaatcaaaagaGACTCCGAgggatattttgttttgatatatcgAAAGAGTATCGGTACGTGTGGTAAATAAATTAACAATCTGACGTTGTACATCGGTATACTTGTAAATTCGCTGTTCATTATTGTAACTGGGTGGACTATAGAACTGCCATACTAAAACACACATTAAAGTTTAAATTTCGGTGTTACTTAATGTATTTCAGATGGATCAAAGAGATGTCCTAGAAAAGttcaatgacgtcataatgatgACTGAGGCAAGACTTTTCCGGGAGCAGTATTTGAAATCTTCTCATGAAGTGAACAATTTTGAAAACGCCTACAATGGATTAAGATACAGTAGCACATGTTCATTAACATATAATCATCACCATGTGATTAACATATTTTGTGGAagatagtatatatgtattcaaaGAAACCACGTGCCAATGCTGGTATATGTGTATTCGTCAAAATAGACCAGTTTATACTGGGAATGACAGTTTGAGGGATGGTCACGCTCTAAGTGAGAGGAAGATAGACTTACTCCCCTAAACCAGCTCGTAATTATAAGCTCGCCCTTGAAAATATTCGCGGGTACACTTGTCGCTTAGATCAATAAAAATTGAACTGATCGGTGCAGAGATTACAGAATTGTAAGAAATTTAGATTTATTATCCTTTTTCCAGGTGACCCCTCTCGGGCTTAATATATATGCAAGGAGAAAGAACTCTTATAAGCTTGTACGGCTcgataacaataaaatgttgcACACACTTTTTTGAAATAGTAATTACTTTTTCATTTATGGATTACACAAACTAATTAGATGTATTTTGATGTTAATGTCACCATCCATATATTATCCATTCATTAATTTGAGGATATCTTTATTTGGCATTCGGTGATTAAAATCGATTTGGAAGCTGTGGACTGACGCCGTCATTTTCATCAGCTGATGAGCTAATTATTGATTTTAGTTCTCATAAGCAGCATAAACATAATGTTTGAAGAGATTTCCTTTTCATTcccaaaaatatattaatttaaaattaccacCAGTCTTTCCTTGATTACGGAATCAATATTTATCTCTTAGatgtgttaaaatataattgagGAGCAGctagattataatatataacatagattCCTTTGAAAATAACCGTATGGCAAATTGAAGAACCATGCCCCTTTAATGTATTTGGCAACGATTCCCTGGTGGTAAAATTGACATCTCGAACttcatgtatgatatatatataggttacataccggagtggttgttgtatacgGCAGTTCCTTCACTCGGGTTAGTTATTTTTCCAAAGTTACGCAAACATTTTATTAAGctacattgtattttgaataTCAAATGTTCTAATTGCCATGAACAACAGCTCCTTTGCTCATATAGAGTACGAATTatactttaaaaataatttgataacacGATAAAAATCCAACTTCAGTTCTAGCtatcatctttttattttatcatttttttttttcatttttttttttaacttttattatcattaaagtGACGGCAGTATGATAGAAGATATAGATTGGTCGGTCAATTAATCAATATCATGTTAATATTCATAATCTACACGGattttgtgttgatattttattttaaattttcatgtTCAAACAATAACGATAAACACACACACCAATTTAAGAAAACATGAACTTTCTTTATTTACAAAAGGCCATGCACCGTGGTAATTTTAAACCAGGGGAGCAAATATTGATCTTTGCGTGAGAAGTTTTACGTCTTTTCCCCACAAGTTTATTACGATACTATCATAAAAAATGACGTAACAATCAATACACGATCACAAGCAAGTATAACAATGCATTACCAAAAGACGGAATATATGTATCcacaaataatatatacatatattatacaagtccctgtgtttctgACAGTACTTGAAATACTTGGCTTACCTCAGCTTACTATATTTAGTATAATTCAATCACCGTCATAGCTGAAATAAATCACAATTTAAGCAAGTAACAAAAATATTCTTTCAGAGATTATCACAGGGATACGTCTCCAATCGATGTAATCTACCATCGGAAGAAAAGACATCAAATATGGCCGCTCCATTCTCGCGTGCTAATCACTCTTGCCAGCGTTTACAGTCGTTTAAATGATCGTCCATTTCTTCAGTGAGTTACTTTGAAGATATCGTATATGCAGTTTCATTTAAACGATTGCATTATGGAACGCTGGCACGCGACTCCTTCGCCATTTAAGGACACCTGCTCATGATCGATCTCTGTACATACTAACCTCCAACACAGAAGAGCTATGGAATCAGTTTCATAGTAAATTCATAGACACCGTCACATTCATATCGAATATGTACTTGAAGTTTAattgaaaatcaaaatctgtatttataaaattattcTGATTATTGTTAAACAATGTCTAAATTTAAGATATTGTTTTCAAGATCCAATCCGGGTTCCACCGAGATACACCTGTCACGTGATAAAAGGCATATTTGCAACAATGTCCAGAATTTCCCGCTGTATGTCGGATAAGAGAATATCTCTTTTGTGTGGAAGGTGTCGAATTCCATTCCTTTTCTTCAGAATTTCCAAACGAAGATGGTTTGTAAATGTTTGAGAACGGAAACGGTTCATATAAACAGTTTATAAAACCACCAATAGCCGATTGAAAGGTTGTTTCAAAATCTCAGCTGAAAGTTTAGAGACCTCCACTGTCTCACCCTCTCACAGTACTGTGTCTGGAAATAAGGTAGCAAAGATCGGCCATTTTGACAGAAATGACGTAATTGTGGTACCATAACAACAATCAGATTATACACTTCCGGCAAAACAGTTGTATAGACATACGAAACACACAATTGTCAGGAAAGGGAATTGTCCTATTTGTTCAATGAAGTCGTTGAATGATCGTGATTAAATGAAGTAATTACTGTATCCACATATTAGTTCatattttgatgagatttggaACACAATCGCGTGACAGCTGCAAAGTCACGTGTCCGGGAGACTTGTGATTTCGTGCATTCCAAGGGAGCCATATTCCGGAAGGGAAACAACGGTGTCGTCATCATCGCTCGTGTGTGCGGAATGATAGTTCACctataaaaaaacataaaaaaaaatattcacgtTAAATTCACTgaatatcaataatgtattgtttataacgATATTGAAAATAAGCGTTtcgattttgtatttattttcaaaatatcggTATTTCTCCGACTCTaggaatttatttcaattaagaATTTAAATGATATCGATTTCTTTTTTACAACAGTtcttaaaatctaaaatatctGAGTCACTATGTATGGTAAGTTTGCCAACCGTTGAGGCGCTTTGCATGTTAATTTCATCAATCATTTAGTCATTATGCATGTTAATTTCATCAATCGTTGAGTCATTATGCGTATTAATTTCAtcaattgtttatttgtatatgtgtgttaagTTCACCAATCTTCGAGTCACTATGTAATGTTAATTTCATCAATCGTTTAGTCACTATGATAAACGCTAAAcgctaaccctaaccctaattTGAGTCAGTATGCgtataaatttcaaaaatcattgAATCATTATGCATGTTAATTTCGTCAATCGTTGAGTCACCATGCGTGTTTATTTCATCAATCGTTGAGTCACCATGCGTGTTTATTTCGTCAATCGTTGAGTCACCATGCGTGTTTATTTCGTCAATCGTTGAGTCACCATGCGTGTTTATTTCATCAATCGTTGAGTCACCATGCGTGTTTATTTCGTCAATCGTTGAGTCACCATGCGTGTTTATTTCGTCAATCGTTGAGTCACCATGCGTGTTTATTTCGTCAATCGTTGAGTCACCATGCGTGTTAATTTCGTCAATCGTTGAGTCACCATGCGTGTTTATTTCATCAATCGCTGAatcagtatcatatacaatgtacataactTATCATAACATTCTGAAGTTTcttcattgttttttattttggtaAACATCTCAGAAACATTTTCTTTCTTCTTGTAAAATTAAATAAGAATCCATAATGTATAGCAACACATAGACACTATTCCAATCGTGTCAAATCAGAAAGAAAGTCTTAATAAAACCTTACAGTTTTGACatctttttgaaatattttgtatgttttgcctttttgacatttgatatgACAAAGTGCATAACTTTTTACACATTTAGAATTCCAATACAATTTaatgttatcaaataaaaatctaaccatttagtAGTCCCTTTAACTGTTCTCATCGGAACTGATCTATATGAAATCTTCAAACTTGGTGTTTAAAACCCACTATCTACATTGCATACTGGACAAGTTGTTCTTTTCGATGGTTCTAATTTTCGCATATTTGCATTTTCGGCCTTTTTGGAAATACTGAAATttacaataatacattaattCTCTTTTAATATCTTGGTTTCTATTAATTAAGATATTATTCCATCCTCGAAAATATCGAGAGAGAAAGAATTCCGCGAAAAGTATGTTCACGGAAACTTATCATAGTTACTATTCCATGACCGCCAAAAGAAGGCGTTGTTGTCATCATTATCAAGTATATTACCTGAAAAATATCACCTTAAGGCGATGTTTTACAGAAGATATCGCCCATGACAAATTTCAGTTCCAGTTAAACTATAACAGTAGCTGCATATTTCACTGTAAATATACtcaaattattatttacttAATTTATTCGACTAAGTGACCGTTTCTTAGCAAAACATTCGTGTGAACAAGTACATCTATGTGGGTTTTTTATATCCTACCTATGTCACGCTTAAAGTCTACACAtttttgatattaatattgaGATTGGTTCATTTATTACGTATATCATTAACAGTTTATAATAAACCTCTAATCTATGACATATGAATAAGAAAACTATAAAGTTCATGAGTGACCCGATGAAGGATTTAGGATTGTGCTTTTGTGGACAATGGATAAGGGATGTGTATTGGATGTGTAGCTAGAATGTGCAATGAatttgcttttctttctttataaacattataagtatactgtgtcgctatcacaatctttgtaatatatatttgtagagagggcttttataagttgtatattgtccaattgtgtctaaacaataaaatacatttacgttcaaatcaaatcaaaatcattatgattcttttatcaatttatcaagAAATAAATTCCTGTTCAATTTTGCATTAAGAATAAGTATGTTAAATGCTGTAATTACAAATGAATATCATTTACTGTTATCAATTTAACCCAGTAACGTGCAATCAACAACACAAATTG is a window encoding:
- the LOC117326750 gene encoding uncharacterized protein LOC117326750; this translates as MGCTFTKVRDSRSRDEDEKLSEIISKNSSFTDSKKDLECHTSPATRDIVEKCQQALSVANTTDDDVISLRIDQSSYMDEYTEYTDAQSTEREMDITYYREDSSDLRCDTASNDSSSSTGKSRVSSNLSSRISNFFRKAKPSNLTSQDEMSRDSDTGTGYGYEGDMSSSGWERSPTPTRQDMKESILQNTNSRLSDLSQMVESRRGIHEYQALTLIHEVLEKNQMPELEIEDDGRSSSTTSSEDSMLPSQLNFRVLARPNAARETGTMAPTAPAPDTPEKARNVVEFEAEFQNLLDRHVVATRDYRNRQLLQGGARGPRLPSFSLQFQDVRSDPRSDTTRENGCRYSKYFSNSVTRPQLTVQGLSSTDDRLMQWMVSQQRRDSQRQ